One genomic window of Bradyrhizobium sp. CCGE-LA001 includes the following:
- a CDS encoding alpha/beta hydrolase family protein yields MRTPLPAIGQIFAVMLSILGTLAAPARAEDQVRVQEEVWVLPLPLPMFAYLVRPVGDGPFPLVIMNHGVSLNPTDRSFFPLVEFRDAAKWFAQRGYLVVAPVGTGYGAAAIDIPERGIYGPFFSKIGNCTNPNFRDAGLAVAKVDLEIIDYLAAEKRIIPQDVIVVGQSAGGWASIALSSVNPPPVKAIITFAAGRGGRVGGKPNNNCAPDKLVEATAGFGRTSRVPMLWIYIENDTFFGPDLSKRMHAAFTAAGGRAEYHLMPPFGGEGHFFIGSPDAIPLWSPLVTKFLDAQK; encoded by the coding sequence ATGCGAACGCCTCTCCCGGCAATCGGCCAAATCTTCGCAGTCATGCTGTCCATTCTTGGCACGCTTGCCGCGCCCGCACGCGCCGAAGACCAAGTCCGCGTCCAGGAGGAAGTCTGGGTGTTGCCACTGCCGCTGCCGATGTTCGCCTATCTGGTGCGCCCGGTCGGCGATGGTCCCTTCCCTCTCGTGATCATGAATCATGGCGTGTCGCTCAACCCGACCGATCGCAGCTTCTTTCCGCTCGTCGAGTTCCGGGACGCCGCCAAATGGTTCGCCCAGCGCGGCTACCTCGTCGTGGCTCCGGTCGGCACCGGCTATGGTGCAGCAGCCATCGACATTCCCGAACGTGGCATCTACGGACCGTTCTTCTCCAAGATCGGGAACTGCACCAATCCCAACTTTCGTGACGCAGGGCTCGCCGTTGCGAAGGTCGATCTCGAGATTATCGACTATCTCGCCGCCGAGAAACGCATCATCCCCCAGGACGTGATCGTGGTCGGCCAGTCTGCCGGCGGCTGGGCCTCGATCGCCTTATCGAGCGTGAACCCGCCGCCGGTGAAGGCCATCATTACTTTTGCCGCAGGCCGTGGCGGGCGCGTCGGCGGCAAGCCGAACAACAATTGCGCGCCGGACAAGCTGGTTGAAGCCACCGCGGGTTTCGGGCGCACCTCGCGGGTGCCGATGCTGTGGATCTACATCGAGAACGACACGTTCTTTGGGCCCGACCTGTCCAAGCGCATGCATGCTGCCTTCACCGCTGCCGGCGGCCGGGCCGAATATCATCTGATGCCGCCGTTCGGCGGCGAGGGGCACTTCTTCATCGGTTCGCCAGACGCAATTCCGCTCTGGTCGCCCTTAGTGACGAAGTTCCTCGATGCGCAGAAATAG
- a CDS encoding aspartate:alanine exchanger family transporter, producing the protein METVRWIIATAPEIFLLLAIAIGTVLGRIRIRGFSIGTTACILIVAVLIGQLGSFTFPPILRAILFSLFVFTIGYRSGPEFFASLSVRTLAQVVLALVIGATGLVIVLIFARVFTLDTGTAAGLAAGALTQSSVIGTASGALAQLGLPSEVLKQQEANIAAGYAVTYVLGYILTLLFVPFVAPRLMRIDLKAEAKKLEAELAGGAPPKTQNLSYRKFQARAYRVSAGAGRAIGAIEAEIGSRTVVERIVRRGADIKVQHDTVIEAGDDIVIAGPTAAIVAAKPIIGTEIDAGELLSSLPGNVVEVLVENRQLHGRSLREIVERLGDNARGVFLRALTRMGREVPLGPDTRIYIGDVMTLVGSTGNIARATGRVGHALNTSDRTDIAFVAAGIAVGLLAGLASFKVGAVALTLGGGGGALIAGLVCGWLRTRRPGIGAMPPAAQQTLSDLGLGGFIAAIGLGNGLAAWSAIQAHGLLLVGMGIVVTLIPMTIGTLVAYYLLRMNPVVTCGALAGAMTVDAAVTGACDVAESQTPVLGVAVPYAVGNVVLTVLGPIVVAATFTG; encoded by the coding sequence ATGGAAACCGTAAGGTGGATCATCGCCACCGCACCGGAAATATTCCTGCTGCTCGCCATCGCGATCGGCACCGTCCTTGGCCGCATCAGGATCCGTGGCTTCTCGATCGGAACGACTGCCTGCATCCTGATCGTAGCCGTTCTGATCGGCCAGCTCGGCAGCTTCACGTTTCCGCCGATCCTGCGCGCGATCCTGTTCAGCCTGTTCGTGTTCACGATCGGCTACCGGTCGGGACCGGAGTTCTTCGCCTCCTTGAGCGTGCGGACCCTGGCGCAAGTCGTGCTGGCGCTGGTGATCGGAGCGACCGGGCTCGTGATCGTGCTCATCTTTGCCCGCGTCTTCACACTCGATACTGGGACAGCAGCGGGCCTGGCCGCCGGCGCGCTGACCCAGTCCTCCGTAATCGGAACAGCCTCGGGCGCGCTGGCGCAGCTCGGGCTCCCAAGCGAGGTGTTGAAACAACAGGAAGCCAACATCGCCGCGGGCTACGCGGTGACCTATGTGCTCGGCTACATCCTGACGCTGCTGTTCGTGCCGTTCGTTGCGCCAAGGCTGATGCGCATCGATCTGAAGGCGGAGGCGAAAAAGCTCGAGGCCGAACTCGCCGGCGGCGCGCCGCCGAAGACGCAAAACCTCTCATACCGCAAATTCCAGGCTCGGGCCTATCGCGTCTCAGCGGGCGCGGGCCGTGCCATCGGTGCGATCGAAGCCGAGATCGGCAGCCGTACGGTGGTGGAACGCATCGTGCGCCGCGGAGCCGACATCAAGGTGCAGCATGACACCGTGATCGAGGCAGGCGACGACATCGTCATTGCCGGTCCGACCGCTGCGATCGTCGCGGCCAAGCCCATCATCGGGACCGAGATCGATGCGGGGGAACTGCTGAGCAGCCTGCCGGGCAACGTAGTCGAGGTGCTCGTTGAAAACCGTCAGTTGCACGGCCGCTCGCTTCGCGAGATCGTCGAGCGGCTGGGCGACAATGCGCGCGGTGTATTCCTGCGCGCGCTCACGCGCATGGGTCGGGAGGTGCCTCTCGGTCCCGACACGCGGATCTATATCGGCGACGTCATGACGCTGGTCGGCAGCACCGGCAACATCGCGCGGGCAACGGGGCGTGTGGGACATGCCCTTAATACCAGCGATCGGACCGACATCGCCTTCGTTGCTGCGGGCATCGCGGTGGGTCTGCTGGCCGGTCTTGCCAGCTTCAAGGTCGGCGCCGTCGCGCTTACGCTCGGTGGCGGTGGCGGTGCGTTGATCGCGGGGCTCGTCTGCGGCTGGCTGCGGACGCGCAGGCCCGGCATCGGCGCGATGCCGCCGGCAGCGCAGCAAACCTTGAGCGATCTCGGGCTCGGCGGTTTCATAGCGGCCATCGGACTCGGCAACGGGCTTGCCGCCTGGTCTGCGATTCAGGCGCACGGTTTGCTGCTGGTCGGCATGGGCATCGTCGTCACGCTGATTCCGATGACGATAGGAACGCTCGTTGCCTATTACCTTCTGCGCATGAACCCGGTAGTGACCTGCGGCGCGCTCGCCGGCGCCATGACGGTCGATGCCGCCGTCACGGGGGCTTGTGACGTTGCCGAGAGCCAAACCCCGGTGCTCGGCGTCGCCGTGCCCTACGCGGTCGGCAATGTCGTCCTCACCGTCCTTGGCCCGATTGTGGTGGCCGCCACGTTCACAGGGTAA
- a CDS encoding YoaK family protein, producing the protein MSTLDVAAGAIRRDETVEIVLLLAFAGGFIDAYTWIIHGVLANAQTANLIFLWAYGMAGNWARASHFVPPILAFAVGIVIAAWLRRVAGGRAAAISTVIEIVLLIVIGVLHNRLPDLAGTLGISVVAAMQSSMFARVEGTVCSTVMITGNMRQAIENMFSVVYGGAPLGTLRKSGIFFALCAVFGFGAAAGAFATKNIPDLALCLPVVALLIVLLRCEAPHQEQGR; encoded by the coding sequence ATGAGTACCCTGGACGTCGCAGCCGGCGCGATCCGCCGCGACGAGACGGTCGAGATCGTATTGTTGCTCGCTTTCGCGGGCGGCTTCATCGATGCCTATACCTGGATCATTCACGGCGTGCTGGCGAACGCTCAGACCGCGAATTTGATCTTCCTTTGGGCCTACGGGATGGCGGGTAACTGGGCGAGGGCGTCGCACTTCGTGCCACCGATCCTCGCCTTCGCGGTCGGCATCGTGATCGCTGCCTGGCTGCGTCGTGTCGCCGGCGGGCGCGCCGCGGCGATCAGCACTGTCATCGAGATCGTGCTGTTGATCGTGATTGGTGTCCTGCACAACCGGTTGCCGGACCTGGCGGGAACGCTCGGCATCTCCGTGGTCGCAGCCATGCAATCGTCCATGTTCGCCCGGGTCGAGGGCACCGTTTGCAGCACGGTGATGATCACCGGCAATATGCGTCAAGCCATCGAGAACATGTTTTCGGTCGTGTATGGCGGGGCTCCGCTCGGGACGTTGCGCAAGTCGGGCATCTTCTTCGCATTGTGTGCCGTGTTTGGCTTCGGGGCCGCCGCCGGTGCTTTTGCGACCAAGAACATCCCCGATCTCGCGCTCTGCCTGCCGGTCGTCGCGCTGCTGATTGTGCTGCTGCGCTGCGAAGCGCCCCATCAGGAGCAAGGGCGATGA
- a CDS encoding SulP family inorganic anion transporter, with amino-acid sequence MSAPSDAGWWRFFPPAGWLAAYRGEWLPSDAIAGVTLAAYAIPVSLAYAALAGLPPQIGVYGYMLGGIGYALLGSSRQLAIGPTSAISLMIAGTVGALAGGDAVRYAQIASLAAFSVAVLCLIAWLFKLSVLVRLVSDSILVGFKAGAGLTIIMSQLPSLLGVAGGGHNFFDRAVKLFGQLGGVDPLVLGIGAVALLLLLLGERLLPGKPVGITVVALAIALATLLGLPALGVPVTGKIPEGLPALAVPTFGLLEFDDLFPLAAGCVLLAYIEGVSAARSFAAKHGYSLDVRQEFLGLGAANLAAAFGHGYPVSGGLSQSAVNDNAGARTPLALVICSVTLGLCLLFFTGLLTNLPKAVLAAIVFAAVYRLVDVRALLRMWRVSRIDFYAAAIALISVLLLGILQGVLLASIASIFLLLARASRPNVAFLGRLPGSGRYSDSARHEGVEPLVGIIAFRPEASLLYINAETILETVLTALRRSSGVRLVVCDLSASPYIDLAGAGMLHDLHDELASRGVTFCVVGAHAQLRDLLRAEGLAGKTDSDQWLRSLDSLLSDDETHSAQRTA; translated from the coding sequence ATGAGCGCACCGTCCGATGCCGGTTGGTGGCGTTTCTTCCCGCCGGCAGGCTGGCTTGCGGCCTATCGCGGCGAATGGCTGCCGTCCGACGCGATTGCCGGCGTCACGCTGGCCGCTTATGCCATTCCGGTCTCGCTCGCCTATGCCGCGCTCGCCGGCCTGCCGCCGCAGATCGGCGTCTATGGCTACATGCTCGGAGGCATCGGCTACGCCTTGCTCGGGTCGTCGCGGCAGCTCGCGATCGGGCCGACGTCAGCGATTTCCCTGATGATTGCAGGGACCGTCGGTGCGCTGGCCGGAGGAGATGCGGTACGCTACGCGCAGATCGCGAGCCTCGCGGCCTTTTCCGTGGCGGTGCTTTGCCTGATCGCCTGGCTGTTCAAGCTCAGCGTTCTCGTCCGGCTCGTTAGCGACAGTATCCTGGTCGGCTTCAAGGCGGGAGCTGGGCTCACCATCATCATGAGCCAATTGCCGAGCCTTCTTGGGGTGGCCGGTGGCGGCCACAATTTCTTCGATCGGGCTGTCAAGCTATTCGGGCAGCTCGGCGGCGTCGATCCGCTGGTGTTAGGCATCGGTGCGGTCGCGCTCTTGTTGCTTCTGCTCGGCGAACGGCTGTTGCCGGGAAAACCCGTCGGCATCACTGTCGTTGCGCTTGCGATCGCTCTGGCAACGCTGCTGGGCCTGCCGGCCCTAGGTGTGCCCGTTACCGGGAAGATACCGGAAGGGCTGCCGGCGCTGGCGGTCCCGACATTTGGCCTGCTGGAGTTCGACGATCTATTCCCTCTCGCCGCAGGTTGCGTGCTCCTTGCCTATATCGAAGGCGTGTCGGCGGCCCGCAGCTTCGCTGCCAAGCACGGCTATTCCCTCGATGTCCGTCAGGAATTCCTGGGACTGGGCGCAGCGAACCTCGCCGCTGCTTTCGGCCATGGCTATCCCGTTTCCGGTGGCCTGTCGCAATCGGCCGTCAACGACAACGCCGGGGCGCGGACGCCGCTGGCGCTGGTGATCTGCTCGGTGACGCTCGGTCTGTGCCTGTTGTTCTTCACGGGGCTGCTGACCAACCTGCCGAAGGCGGTGCTCGCGGCGATCGTCTTCGCCGCCGTTTACAGGCTGGTCGATGTTCGAGCGCTGCTTCGAATGTGGCGGGTCAGTCGGATCGATTTCTACGCGGCGGCCATCGCACTGATCTCCGTGCTGCTGCTCGGCATTCTCCAAGGCGTCTTGCTGGCTTCGATCGCGTCGATCTTCCTGCTACTGGCGCGGGCCTCGCGGCCGAATGTCGCGTTCCTGGGCCGATTGCCCGGCAGCGGTCGGTATTCGGACAGTGCGCGGCACGAGGGCGTCGAGCCGCTGGTCGGCATCATCGCGTTCCGGCCTGAAGCATCGCTGCTTTACATCAATGCCGAGACCATCCTGGAGACCGTTTTGACGGCGCTGCGCAGGTCGTCGGGCGTCCGGCTGGTGGTCTGCGACCTCTCGGCTTCGCCCTACATCGATCTGGCGGGTGCGGGCATGCTGCACGATCTCCACGACGAGCTTGCATCACGCGGGGTGACCTTCTGCGTCGTCGGTGCGCATGCGCAGCTCCGTGACCTCCTGCGTGCCGAGGGGCTGGCGGGCAAGACCGACAGCGACCAGTGGCTGCGGTCGCTCGATAGCCTGCTCAGCGACGACGAGACGCACTCAGCGCAACGAACGGCTTGA
- a CDS encoding decarboxylase, whose translation MSKEPKAAQKRIDQFFSGPGARADDWRDLVEAAKTWARVGNRAAFDAALADLSITEEFHGYPGMQLMAALREAAAAGDGAASFALATKIAQALATRSFRQHAGDWSAQDDGNGDAPELVPPSFGAHVARRPYFETLIVTGVSPGQWPALAAEWRKLRRPVDAFIYEPVIVGSLEDAFCATMLNPNIGAVIINEGFGLRSRHDAPVLRSIMATAGLNDETDASALRLAHIIKRVRPELDLYMISNRDVEELAGNPEADVVRRIFYSVEELLELHLSILEGIQDRYDTPFFDNLKKYAQRPIGTFHALPIARGKSIFKSDWIRDMGEFYGPNLFLAESSATTGGLDSMLEPTGNIKKAQEKAARALGADRVFFVTNGTSTSNKMAVQALLAPGDIAIVDRNCHKSHHYGMVLAGAQPLYVEAFPMTEYSMYGAVPLKTIKQALLGAKADGRLDRVKMVDLTNCTFDGHIYNTRRVMEECLAIKPDLIFLWDEAWFGFARFSPFLRRRTGLGAANEIEAWMRDPKSVAVYEKQQAELGKSPSNEVLLKTRLIPDPRQIRLRVYQTNSTHKSMSAIRQGSMLSVKDVEFHTVEQQFKEAVFTHASTSPNQQLIASLDISRRQMELEGYGLVANAIEIAFAIRQAVNSNPLISKYFRILGAEAMVPAQYRQSGFTDFLAPGVNWANTLKSLDDDEFCLDPTRMTLVCGMAGYDGTQFKGILANEYNIQVNKTSRNSVLVQSNINNTRSDVAHLVRVLAEIAGEIDRGLAQGGANARKTFEARVTSLMKDVPDLPNFSHFHPSFRGDAGTKTNEGDIRSGFYAAYDVAGCEHIRLNDPEIDQRLKAGPELVSANFVIPYPPGFPIMVPGQVITQETIDFMRKLDVKEIHGYDAKEGLKLVRTEALAKLGRPKTDAKPKLKAAS comes from the coding sequence ATGTCCAAAGAGCCCAAGGCCGCGCAAAAGCGCATCGACCAGTTCTTTTCCGGGCCGGGAGCGCGGGCAGACGACTGGCGCGATCTGGTCGAGGCCGCCAAGACCTGGGCCAGGGTCGGCAATCGCGCGGCCTTTGACGCGGCACTCGCCGATCTCTCGATCACTGAGGAATTTCACGGTTATCCCGGTATGCAGCTGATGGCGGCGCTGCGGGAAGCCGCGGCAGCCGGCGACGGCGCGGCCTCGTTCGCCCTTGCCACGAAGATCGCCCAGGCGCTGGCAACGCGGTCCTTCCGCCAGCACGCCGGTGACTGGAGCGCACAGGACGACGGCAACGGCGATGCGCCCGAACTGGTGCCGCCGAGCTTTGGTGCCCACGTGGCACGCCGGCCTTATTTCGAGACCCTGATCGTCACCGGCGTGTCGCCGGGCCAATGGCCGGCGCTGGCGGCCGAATGGCGCAAGCTGCGGCGCCCGGTCGACGCCTTCATCTATGAACCTGTCATCGTCGGCAGCCTGGAGGATGCGTTCTGTGCGACGATGCTCAATCCGAACATCGGTGCTGTCATCATCAACGAGGGCTTCGGCTTGCGTTCGCGGCATGATGCACCGGTGTTGCGCTCGATCATGGCGACGGCAGGCCTCAACGACGAAACTGACGCGTCAGCGCTCCGGCTCGCCCACATCATCAAGCGAGTCAGGCCCGAGCTGGATCTCTACATGATCTCGAACCGCGACGTGGAGGAGCTCGCCGGTAATCCCGAGGCGGACGTGGTTCGCCGCATCTTCTATTCCGTCGAAGAGCTTCTGGAGCTGCATCTGTCGATCCTCGAAGGCATCCAGGATCGCTACGACACGCCGTTCTTCGACAATCTCAAGAAATACGCCCAACGCCCGATCGGCACTTTCCATGCGCTGCCGATCGCCCGCGGCAAGTCGATCTTCAAATCCGACTGGATCCGCGACATGGGCGAGTTCTACGGCCCGAACCTGTTCCTGGCCGAGAGCAGCGCCACCACCGGCGGGCTCGACAGCATGTTGGAGCCGACCGGCAACATCAAGAAGGCGCAGGAGAAGGCGGCGAGGGCGCTCGGCGCCGACCGCGTCTTCTTCGTCACCAACGGCACCTCGACGTCCAACAAGATGGCGGTGCAAGCGCTGCTCGCGCCCGGCGACATCGCGATCGTCGACCGCAACTGCCACAAGTCGCATCACTACGGCATGGTGCTGGCCGGAGCGCAGCCGCTCTATGTCGAAGCCTTTCCGATGACGGAATATTCGATGTACGGCGCGGTACCGCTGAAGACGATCAAGCAGGCGCTGCTGGGCGCCAAGGCGGACGGCCGGCTCGACCGCGTCAAAATGGTCGATCTCACCAACTGCACCTTCGACGGTCACATCTACAACACACGCCGGGTGATGGAGGAATGCCTTGCCATCAAGCCTGACCTCATCTTCCTCTGGGACGAAGCCTGGTTCGGCTTTGCCCGGTTCTCGCCGTTCCTGCGCCGTCGCACGGGCCTTGGCGCCGCCAACGAGATCGAGGCTTGGATGCGCGATCCGAAGTCGGTCGCGGTCTATGAGAAGCAGCAGGCCGAGCTCGGCAAGAGCCCGTCCAACGAGGTGCTGCTCAAGACTCGGCTGATCCCGGATCCGCGCCAGATCCGGCTCCGGGTCTACCAAACCAATTCGACCCACAAGTCGATGTCAGCGATTCGTCAGGGCTCGATGTTGTCGGTCAAGGATGTGGAATTCCACACGGTTGAGCAGCAGTTCAAGGAGGCGGTGTTCACCCACGCCTCCACCAGCCCGAACCAGCAGCTCATCGCCAGCCTCGACATCTCGCGGCGGCAGATGGAGCTGGAAGGCTATGGCCTCGTCGCCAATGCGATCGAGATCGCGTTCGCGATCCGCCAGGCAGTCAACAGCAATCCGCTGATCTCGAAATATTTCCGTATCCTCGGTGCTGAGGCCATGGTGCCGGCGCAATACCGCCAGAGCGGCTTCACCGACTTCCTCGCTCCCGGCGTCAACTGGGCGAATACACTCAAGAGCCTGGACGACGACGAGTTCTGCCTCGATCCGACCCGCATGACGCTAGTGTGCGGCATGGCCGGCTATGACGGGACGCAGTTCAAAGGCATTCTCGCCAACGAATACAACATCCAGGTCAACAAGACCTCCCGCAACTCGGTCCTGGTCCAGTCCAACATCAACAACACCCGCAGCGACGTGGCGCATCTCGTCCGCGTGCTCGCCGAAATCGCGGGCGAGATTGATCGCGGCCTTGCCCAGGGCGGCGCTAATGCTCGGAAGACCTTCGAGGCACGGGTGACGAGCCTGATGAAAGATGTGCCGGATCTGCCGAACTTCTCGCATTTCCACCCGAGCTTCCGTGGCGATGCTGGCACCAAGACCAATGAAGGCGACATCCGCAGCGGCTTCTACGCGGCCTATGACGTTGCCGGATGCGAGCACATCCGCCTCAACGATCCCGAGATCGATCAGCGGCTAAAGGCCGGCCCCGAGCTCGTCTCGGCGAACTTCGTGATTCCCTATCCGCCGGGCTTCCCGATCATGGTGCCGGGCCAGGTCATCACGCAGGAGACCATCGACTTCATGCGCAAGCTGGATGTGAAGGAAATCCATGGCTACGACGCCAAGGAAGGCCTGAAGCTCGTGCGCACGGAAGCTTTGGCGAAACTCGGCCGACCGAAGACCGACGCGAAGCCGAAGCTCAAGGCCGCATCCTAA
- a CDS encoding aspartate:alanine exchanger family transporter: MQAFFEFLRQYPYLLLFFVVGLAVYIGRANVKGYGLGMVAGAIVVGAGLSVWASSYGVKLELNNFVKSLFYYLFMYGVGLRVGPSFINSLRGDGIKFVFLAVVSSVVGLTLVVLGAKLFALPPGAAGGMLAGSQTMSAAIGSAEQAVTSGVVKLPEGMKPEEASGMIALSYGITYIWGTVGIILICKYLPRWWGVDAKAAAKQYEREYGVKDLEGGGLTGYRQFGLRAYRLENPATVGMSIAKFRAINPEYRIVNVGRNGEPQGADADLVLQKGDVVALGGSTEHLTEKMGLIGPEVADAKTLGIPMDQADILVTNKEMVGRTFESFRDTAIAGQLQVTKVERGGVQIPAGLKTKLERMDIVSVVGLKSAVNELGEKWGRIARANTSTDLLTLSVGMIIGFLIGMIEFPAFGAKIGLGNAGGLLLSGVIVSSIVSRLRFFGNTPNAARNVLEDLGLVVFVAIVGVNAGAGLLSQLTGAIALKIFIVGFIACTIPPFIVWAIGFHVFKINPAVLMGGVAGARSHSGPCREAAVEIQSSVPWIGFPVGYAVSGILLTIFGYFAMILAQ, translated from the coding sequence ATGCAGGCATTCTTCGAGTTTTTGCGGCAGTATCCGTATCTGCTGCTGTTTTTCGTCGTCGGTCTCGCCGTCTATATCGGCCGGGCCAACGTCAAGGGTTATGGCCTCGGCATGGTTGCCGGCGCCATCGTGGTGGGAGCAGGCCTCTCGGTCTGGGCATCCAGTTACGGTGTGAAGCTCGAGCTGAACAATTTCGTCAAGAGCCTGTTCTATTACCTCTTTATGTACGGCGTGGGCTTGCGCGTAGGTCCGTCCTTCATCAACAGCCTGCGAGGCGATGGCATCAAGTTCGTGTTCCTCGCAGTCGTGTCCAGCGTTGTGGGCCTGACACTGGTGGTGCTCGGTGCAAAGCTCTTCGCCCTGCCGCCAGGTGCTGCCGGCGGCATGCTCGCGGGATCGCAGACCATGTCGGCGGCGATCGGCTCGGCAGAGCAGGCGGTCACCTCAGGTGTCGTGAAGCTGCCGGAGGGCATGAAGCCCGAGGAAGCCTCCGGCATGATCGCGCTCTCCTACGGCATCACCTACATCTGGGGCACCGTCGGCATCATCCTGATCTGCAAATACCTGCCGCGCTGGTGGGGCGTCGACGCCAAGGCTGCCGCGAAGCAGTATGAGCGGGAATATGGCGTCAAGGATCTCGAAGGCGGCGGCCTGACCGGCTATCGTCAGTTCGGCCTGCGAGCGTACCGGCTGGAGAACCCGGCCACCGTGGGGATGAGCATCGCGAAATTCCGGGCAATCAATCCCGAGTACCGGATCGTCAATGTGGGACGGAACGGTGAGCCTCAAGGAGCCGATGCCGACCTGGTGCTGCAGAAGGGCGACGTCGTCGCGCTCGGCGGCTCGACCGAGCATCTCACCGAGAAGATGGGTCTTATTGGCCCGGAGGTTGCGGATGCCAAGACCTTGGGCATTCCCATGGACCAGGCGGATATCCTCGTCACCAACAAGGAGATGGTGGGGCGGACATTCGAGTCCTTCCGCGACACGGCGATCGCGGGCCAGTTGCAGGTCACCAAGGTTGAGCGCGGTGGCGTCCAGATTCCGGCCGGCCTCAAGACCAAACTGGAGCGGATGGACATCGTCTCCGTGGTCGGCCTGAAATCAGCAGTCAACGAGCTCGGCGAGAAGTGGGGCCGGATTGCGCGCGCCAATACGTCGACTGATCTTCTGACTCTATCCGTCGGCATGATCATCGGCTTCCTGATCGGCATGATCGAGTTTCCGGCATTCGGCGCCAAGATCGGTCTCGGCAATGCCGGCGGCCTCCTGCTGTCGGGCGTGATCGTGTCCTCGATCGTGTCGCGGCTGCGCTTCTTCGGCAACACGCCCAACGCGGCGCGGAACGTGCTGGAGGATCTCGGCCTCGTCGTCTTCGTCGCCATCGTTGGCGTCAATGCCGGCGCAGGACTGCTGTCGCAGCTTACTGGGGCCATCGCCTTGAAGATATTCATCGTCGGCTTCATCGCCTGCACGATCCCACCGTTCATCGTCTGGGCGATCGGCTTCCACGTCTTCAAGATCAATCCCGCCGTGCTGATGGGCGGCGTCGCCGGCGCGCGGTCGCATTCCGGCCCGTGCCGCGAAGCCGCAGTCGAGATTCAGAGCTCGGTGCCCTGGATCGGATTCCCGGTCGGCTATGCCGTCTCGGGCATCCTCCTGACGATCTTCGGCTACTTCGCGATGATCCTGGCGCAATGA
- the ppk2 gene encoding polyphosphate kinase 2: protein MAKDAPAERMKRKDYEKELGKLQVELCHLQDYVRENKLRVIVLFEGRDAAGKGGTIKAITEKVSPRVFRVVALPAPSDREKTQLFFQRYMEKFPAAGEIVIFDRSWYNRAGVEYVMNFCTPAEHERFLNLCPQMEKYVIDGGIILIKIWLEVGMDEQERRFKARIDDPVRQWKLSPMDLESFRRWYDYSRARDLMLKKTSTKDAPWYIIRSDDKRKARLNCIAHLLGAIPYKRIKKDKIKLPKRSDKGRYDDQAGLKDMNFVAERY, encoded by the coding sequence ATGGCCAAGGACGCGCCTGCGGAGCGGATGAAGCGAAAGGACTACGAGAAGGAGCTTGGAAAGCTTCAGGTCGAGCTCTGTCATCTCCAGGATTACGTGCGAGAGAACAAACTGCGCGTCATCGTCCTGTTCGAGGGCCGGGACGCGGCCGGCAAGGGCGGCACGATCAAAGCGATCACCGAGAAGGTCAGCCCGCGCGTGTTTCGCGTGGTCGCCCTACCCGCACCATCGGATCGCGAGAAGACTCAGCTGTTCTTCCAGCGCTACATGGAGAAATTTCCCGCCGCCGGCGAGATCGTGATCTTCGACCGGAGCTGGTACAACCGTGCCGGCGTCGAATATGTCATGAACTTCTGCACTCCCGCGGAACACGAACGCTTCCTCAACCTCTGTCCGCAGATGGAGAAATACGTCATCGACGGCGGCATCATCCTGATCAAGATCTGGCTCGAAGTCGGCATGGACGAGCAGGAACGCCGCTTCAAGGCCCGGATCGACGACCCTGTCCGGCAGTGGAAGCTCAGCCCGATGGACCTGGAATCATTCCGGCGTTGGTATGATTATTCACGGGCGCGCGACCTCATGCTGAAGAAGACGAGCACGAAGGACGCGCCCTGGTACATCATCCGGTCCGACGACAAGCGCAAGGCGCGGCTGAACTGCATCGCCCACCTTCTCGGCGCCATTCCCTACAAGCGCATCAAGAAGGACAAAATCAAGCTGCCCAAACGATCCGACAAGGGTCGCTACGACGACCAGGCTGGCCTGAAGGACATGAATTTCGTGGCAGAGCGCTATTGA